The Malus sylvestris chromosome 8, drMalSylv7.2, whole genome shotgun sequence genomic interval aaataaatttattttaatttgtagaAAAGAGAATTTGAGAACAGACTCTCTAAAAAGTGGAACTGTTCATGAACTTTAGTCATTTCAtgttttttatataatattttatgaTGTTGATACGAGAATTAATGCTAAATTAAAATAACAGAGAGTATAAAAAGTTCTTAGTATCTCTTGAGAAGAAGGAAATAAACACACTACATACAACCAGCATTACTTGCTTTCCGAAAAAgcagaggaaaaaaaagaacaaaataatATATGAGCCGTGTAAATTATCTGTCCCAGATGCGATGAATAATCAAATAGAAATAAATACACAAAATTAGCTGTCTCAGAAACGATGGCAGTCTCGTAGTTTTCTCCAAAAACAAAGGGCACTTGTGTTTCCCTCGCTATTATACACCGCGGTGGCCTCGACAACTGAGGCGCTCGCTTCTAAACAGGAGAGAGTCGTAGTGCGAAACCAAAATAACAGAGAGACGAGTAGAGAAGCACCACTGCCATCATGTGTCCAACAAAGCAAAAGCACCGGAGCTCCGTCGCCGACCACGCAGGAAAATGCTCCGAATCGGAGGATTCTACAACCTCCACCGCCGACTGGATCTCCGAGTCCGTCCACGGCGGATCCTTGCGCCACGTGGACCTCACCACCGGAACCAACGGCTGGGCGTCCCCTCCCGGCGACCTATTCTCCCTCCGCACCAAGAAATACTTGTCGAATAAACAAAAAGGCCCCGCCGGCGACTACCTACTCCAGCCGTGCGGCACCGACTGGCTCAGATCCAGCACGAAACTCGATAACGTACTCGCCCGCCCCGATAATCGCGTGGCCAACGCGCTGCGGAAGGCTCAGTCGCAAGGGAAGTCGATGAAGAGCTTCATTTTCGCCGTGAATCTCCAGATTCCCGGCAAGGACCAGCACAGCGCGGTTTTCTACTTCGCGGCGGAGGATCCAATCCCCGCCGGCTCTCTCCTCTACCGGTTCATCCACGGCGACGACGCGTTCCGGAATCAGCGGTTCAAGATCGTGAACCGGATCGTGAAGGGGCCGTGGATCGTCGTGAAGACGGTGGGGAATTACAGTGCGTGTTTGCTGGGGAAGGCGCTGACGTGTAATTACCACAGAGGACCCAACTACCTCGAGATTGACGTCGATATCGCGAGCTCGGGGATCGCGAAGGCCATTTTACGACTCGCATTGAGGTACGTGACGAGCGTGGCGATAGACATGGGGTTTGTTGTGGAGGCGCATGCGGAGGATGAGCTGCCAGAAAAGTTAGTCGGCGCGGTTAGGGTATGCCAGATGGAGATGTCGTCGGCAACGGTCGTGGACGCGCCGCAGATCGTAGCGCGTGGATTGAGTTTTGCGTCGATGTTGAATCATCATAAGTCCGGCGACGATGACGACGACGATTGAGAATCTTAACCGGCCGtagcttttttttgtttttttttatttaaaaaaacgTTTAATTATTGTTTGTTGTTAATTGTAATTTTCACTTGGTGGGTTCATCCCTTTTTTCATGGGGATTGATGTGTagataataaaattgaaatcgCAACAACAAATTACAATGCAACTGATTTTTCACTTTCCACATGTTTTTTAGGTTTCTGGATtaatatgaaaaacataaatttcaATATTTAAACTTGTTTAATGATAATAAATAGTGGGGCGAGTATGTAGAGATTTTGGTAGTGGGATATGGTAACGGTAAATACGTCACAGAAAGCACAAATGTAGCATGCGGCATGCCTACTAAGCATTAGGATTTCAAGTGGttccaaatttttattttttttatttttatttttatcaaaatcgGTCTTAGCTACACTTTTAAACGAAGATATGTCGTTTTTTGTGTAATGACATTATTTGTGGTAGTACATTGTACCCTAAAGCCTTGTTTGGTAGTGTGATTGTGACAAGTCTATTCCATTGCAAATGATTCAGCGATATATTGTACATTGCGTTAATTTATAGAATTTAGAAGTAAAAATAGACCTCATCCCCAAGAATTAGGGATTAGGATTTTCTGCTCCTCTATTATCATCACCTTCCATTCTTTcgtctcacttttttttttctttttcgttttattctttatataaaaaattcaaaacaagatgTAGATGTGTCTGCAATAGCTTAAATAGAAGGGGATgaaaggagaaagagatgatGAGGGAAGATAATCCTTCAAGAATTAGACACTATGAAGATATTTCTTTAGGAATCCGGATTCTCGCCAGATCCTCTTCGTGAGGATCCCGAGGATCCatgaatcgtgtccgttcatcgtacatcgtgcgattagaaattattttaaaaaaatttatttaaaattaaacacaaacagtattTGACAATAACTGATCGCATAATGCATGATGAATGGACACGATTCACGGATCTCCAGGATCCTCACTAAAAAGATCCTGAGAGGATCTTGTTGGTTTCTTTAGAACCAAGACATAGGACCTATTGTCCTTATATGTTCAATAATTGCTTAGTTTAGTAGGTGTCCAATAGATGGTGGTGGATCGATTACCTAAGAGATATCTCGACATTATGGGATTAGACGCAGTATTGTCTTGAAGTGGCAGAGAACTAGGATATAATTATAGTATAACTTCCGTCGTTTATTTCTCATATGTAAGATAATGTGGGAGTAGAAAAATTACTCCACTAAGCAACCCACTAGGATGTCAAACATGGAGAAATAGAAGGAAAGTGGGACTTGGAGCCCAATTACTTGAATGCCAATAAAAGGTTAATAATCCCACTAGCATAGGGGGTTGGGGGAAAAGGAGAGGTGTGAGATTGTTTTATGTTTTACAAGCATCTTGAACAAACATTGACTTGAGTGTCAGGGTGTTTTATTGCATGTCTCCTTCCTTCCTCATTGACAGCGAGCAAAGATGATGTTGTGGACTTCTCAACATGGTTACAAGATTACTTTGTTGGTGGAAAATTGAAATACTCGAAATTTGCCTCTCCAACAGATACTTATCACAAAAACACAACACCTTGAAAAGTTTAATGCCATTTGATTCAATGTGAAAACTGTAACAAGCATCCGAACAAGATTTCTCGGTTTCTCTCTTCCGAATGAGACCTAATAACTTCTTGATGTGGGGTTGGGGTTGGTGGGTGAGAAGGCGGCATGCCTTAGCCTAGCTTGCTGAAGTTACTAGCCTACTGTGGTAGTACCTTTTACCCAAATGAAATAAGAGGTTAATGTGTTCCCGATTAGGACCTTTCGGCCAATTTTAAAGTGGCTGAGGGTCTCCCTTCCCACCGCTGAAAGCAATTGTGGACTCAAATGTCAGAATCTTGTGTCAGCATCATCGTTTTTTCATTCAACATAAAGTTTCTATCGATGAcgaacaaataaaactttagttgtaccattttttgttttgtttttttaactcGTCTTGTCACGatattcttcttgttttttggttgataaaatccttatatttttgttgattataatttataaaccaATGTGATGTACAATATGTCCGAGTTCGAATCATTTTCTCCTTAATACTTTTCTAATTTAAGTTGTTACCCCTTAATTTAAATTAGTTTTAAATTGAAACATTTAGTGTTTCTAGTGTTTAAAATATTCACGAAACTGTCGATATTTCTATCAAAATATCCCAAAAATCATGAATTAATTTGGAAATGGGGTGAAATGCAAACTTTACCTTATATTGAGTAGATATAGcaattataaaaatttcatcAGAACCCATTGCAGATTTCGAACTtcagatttttttctttctctaatTCGACTAAATTTGAATGAGTTGATATACTCATCCCATTACAAATTTCTTTAACGACCAATATTGTTTGGTAAATTTAACTGTATtttcataaatttacatatCGTTAATTTTAGAGTTGAAAGCATCTAACTGCCTATGATCCAATCCATCCTTCAGTTGAAATAAAAACAACTTTCTGTTTGCAATCGAAGTTTCTGGATCAAGCCTCATATCAAGAATCTGGAGGGGGCCCGACTCTTTTGAGCGTTTTATTTCTTGAATCATTATTCACCATCCACTTGTCAGACTAGGAATGTCCAACCaattttgatatatttttttactatATTTCTTTTCCCTTAatccatattatttaaaaagaTCATTGGTCCTAGTCGCAgttgtattttgttttctttttttcttttggcaacTTTCAATGTGCTTGGCTGCTATCTTCGGCAACTTTCAGTAAGTTGTAATAtagaaaagaagatgaaaaagaTGACCACTTCTAAAATATTATATGTTAATTTTTCTCGTTTtatagagattttttagtgtgttcAGAAGACGGATGCATACGTCATATGTCATTGTACAAGTGGAagaacacttaaaaaaaaaaactccttcCACTTATGCTACATATAATGTACTGACATGTGTTCTGAACACATCAAAAAATGTATGCTCATTTTACGGGTGAATCACTAGTTCATCAATTTTTGGAGCGAAAACTGTCATTCCTTGTATAAATCTTTAGGATCTTGGAAATTGTTTTATGTTGAGACAGTGGACTTCAATTTTGGTATTGATCTTCTTGTTTCCACAAGCTTATGAGGAAAAAAGAGCCTTCCTAATTTTGCGCACTTGGAAATATCATGTTTGTGCGTATAAAGTGAATTCAACTATTcatgtttatgaaacttacaaatgaagaaacaATGCAAGAACGACAAACCTTACCACTCTCCTTTCACACTATTATCATGCCTTGTGTGTTTTCCGAAAGATTTTTCAATAGTTTGTCATAAAAACGGTCTGGTAAACCAAGTATTATAATACAGGTGGTTGAATactgaaaaaaataattttaactacttatataatgacacttaatgtactaaatcatttcttaacactgaaaaatttctcgtgcATTGCGATGCATTATTTTCAGTCTCCTAGGATTTCATCCACACAAGAATAAGTGGACTCATGAGAGAAGTTTATAAAGCATGGTGGAGTGATGGCTTAGGCAATGCTTTGCTTCTGCTGCAGCAGTTCAAGCAGGATTGTAGTgtctttgtttggtttttttgttagaccatctccaacccttgggctaaaagccaaattttttagcccggaaaatttggcttttagcccagaaacatcttttctgctccaacccttctagcctaaaattttagcccggaattattaaataatgaacttaggctaatttttttcttaaatcaatttaaaaaaaaatatgtagattattgtaaattaattttatgaacattttaatctaaaaaaatttaaattcctataaacatttggcatttagcccggagggaaagctggggggtatttggctcagaaataacatttggcatttagcctaaaattttaacatgggttagagagtgtttggggggggtaatttggcttttagcccagatttggagatggtcttatggGCTCAAAACTTGTTTTGGGGGTCCATATCTTTTTTTCCTGCATTTTTTTTGTAACTGGACCTCTTTTCTTTGTAATGTGGTGTGCTGTtagtaaaaaatttatttttttataaaggaaAGCGTATTATTCATGATAATTACTGTTACTTATCCATGAATACTAGTTTCAAGTAACTTTTTCATACGATGGTTggttataaatatatatgaatcaCACATTCATTCATACAATAATTGAATGTGGTGCAGAAGGGAAGATAATAATGGTAAAAGCAATCAATGGTTCAAATTTTTGAGTAAGATAGTAATGCATCACGTCGTGTTAACAATTTAGAATTCATGTAATAATACGTGTTATAACTATtactaatatatatacataaatttgTCCTTGATCCATGTCATATTATAACTATTTGACATGGCTTGCTAGTGCTGCTATTATAGTGGACTCGTGAAGTCTATAAAGTATGGTGGAGTGCTGGCTTAGGCATTAGTGAGAGCTTGACCCACCTAATTCATCGacattctctttcttttctttttcctccatCTTTTTAATTTCTCTTTGCCTTTCCGAGACATTTACGAGTGACAAAAAGGTAAAAATGAACGACTTTTGCCTCGTCGTGTACAAGGGGAGATGCAAACTTTGAGTTTTGTTGACGAGCTGCGTTTTTGGCAAAAATGAACAATTTTTGACTCGTGCTTGGTCTTCCTCAAGGAATTGTGTGTAACATTCATGATGATCTGTAgcggttttggttttttgttggtTGGGTTCGTGGCAATGGCCATGCATGTGCACCACTAGTTCTGATGCATGTTTCTTGTTGTTGTGACCTGAATTAGTGAATCAATTTCCAAACCTCTGTCATCAATTTCAAACTTAAGCCATCAATTTCAATTCCCCTTTCCCATCCTCCACATCCATGGTTTTATTCCTTCCTTCTCCTACCCATCCCAACTGGCTCCGGGTTTCCTCGACCCCACATATTTGCGGATCTTCAGCCACTCTCCTTCATCACGTTTTGACGCGATTCTCTCGGGAAGTGCATACCTTTCTAAGAGGATTTTTGTCAATCTAACCACTTCACTTAATGAGGATATTGACATATTTTTCACAGAATGATCAAAATGTTtacggtggacaaactcaaagaCCACTTTCATCAATTTTCATTATCAGAGAACAGAGTGAAGAGTTATGCCAATTTCATGAAACATTTTAGTGAAAAAGCCTAGAACAAAATAAACCTAGGATCCCCCATAGCCACTAATAATTCAATATGCCAATCCCCTTGTTCACACCACCACCTCCCATGGATCAGGAAATGCGTTTTGCTTTGATTCGGGTGTTCACACCGCCATCTCACATGAATTTGTCCTGGGCGGCTTCATCGCCTTCGGTGACCTTTTTGTTGGCGGGTCATCTTTCCCTAGCTTTTCTTTGGTTTGTGGTTGTTGTTTTGATCTACATGGTGCTTTGTGGAGGTTGTTGGAGTCGTCTTTTCCATCATTTTTCAGGATTTGGTTGGCTGTTTGAAATTCTGTTTCTCGACAATTCAAGTAGGATTGTAGGGtctttgtttggtttttctgtTTTGGGGGTCCATATCTTTTTTTcctgctctttttttttttttgtaacttgACGTCTTTTCTTCGTAATTTGGTGTGCTGTTAGTAATAAATTTACCTTTTATAAAGGAAAACGTATTATTCATGATAATTATTGTTACTTTTCCATGAATACTAGTTTTCAAATAACTTTTTCATACCTTGGTTTggagtttaaaaactctaaaatctcactttttgtgtttttagaagtagtctaattttcaagttagtttTGAATTCAGTTTTTGGAAAAGTCATACCAAATAAGTATTCAAGttgtaaaacttaaaaaatatttttgggtctaaaaagttggattcaagttgaataccaaacaagcccttaatAACTCaactaaaattttgtaaatatttCAACAAGATTAATATATATACTGAATTTTCAACTTGGAAAAGGGTGTGAGAGGGTATGTGCCCCCTCTACTTATACTTTCACAAGCTCTAAATACATGACAATATTCCGAATACACCTCAAAATTATTCTCGACATGCATATGCAACATTACTTAATATCTTTTTTTGGTTGTGAAACcaatatttattttatcaaaGTACGATTACGATTGTAAGCTGGGATAATtcttattgaattgaaataacAATTATGACTATTAAATAGCCTTACATCAAAACAGGAATTGGAATAACAGCCCAATATTTTACGGGACCTAGAATCGTGGTAAGTGACGAAgtcaaaaacagaaaacaaacttGTCCCTCAAGTATCGAAGGGTTATTAGCACGACCtgaaataaaaccctaaaacaagGAACCCTATCAACTAGGAAATCCCAACAACTTCAACAATAAATCATTGGCAACCAGCAGGGGCAAATCCAACCTTTCCACCAGCAACGTCATACACTACCTGCAACCTCTTCTGTTGAACGTTCCCAATAATCCCAACATTCCTATCATCTTTGTTTCCGGCAAACGCCAAGCAAAACTGCGAAGCACTCTGCGGGACTACTATCCCCGTTGCGTCCACATCTACCGTAACCCCATTGCCAAACACAAACCCTATCGTTGGAAAGGTTATCGTTTTGAATCCACTGAAGTCGTAACACGTGTCCAGCAGGGAAGAAATCGACTTAGCAGTTGGGTACCTCTTCATCGCTTCTCGAAATGCGTCCCGCAGCGCTGTGTACGCTGTGGCTGGGAGGCGCGTGATGACCGTCCCCGAGTCGATGATTGTCCCCGAAGTCGAAAATACTGAAGCCGAAATTGGCAATTGACTCCCACCGATGTTGATGCCGACCAGTCCGAGGCTGtaatacgacgcgccttgagaTAATGTGGTGAGCGGCGTGAACTTGACGGCGTTACCTGAACGTCTGTTGTCGGAGTTGCCCAAGCTGAGGTAACCGGTGGAGCTTGAAGTTGAAGGGAGGCAGTAGGAGAAGAATCTGTTGTACTTCTGAGcggtttgttcaacaaaggAGATCTTACTTCGACCGAGACCGAGCAAACCGGCGATGCCCCTAAATAAGCCTTGGTTATTCTGGCCGCAGCCGAAGACGAAACCAGTAAAAACATCTGTTGAAGTCAAAGTTAACTTCTCGCTGGCAAAGAAGCCGATTGTGAAGGAGCGGTCTCCATACTGTTGGCCGTAAACACAGGTGGAGGCGGAACAACCGCTGGGGACACCGGAGGCTGCAAGTTGAGAACACGCGGGGGAGTTGCAGGAGATGTTGGAGTAAGAGGTAGAGAGAGAAGGGTCGAAGATGGGATCTTTCTGTTTGTAACAAGATACAGAACATGGTCGGCACTGTGTCCAAGTGAGACTGCTGCCGGTGTCGAATACAAGCGAGAGTTGCTTCTGGGGCGAGCCCAAGCCGACACTGACGATGTAGTTTCCAGAACCAAGTACGCTGGCAGACTGGGCGGGAATCACGGTGGCTTCTGATTGTGCAAGTGGGTCGGGGATTCTGTAATTACGGTTTGAGTCGTTGAAATGGGAGTGGATTGAGTTGACTCGGGCTTCGTCTTGCTTGAGGATTTGCATGTGATATTCATCTTGATCGGAAGGGTTActgtttgatttgatttggtgGACTTGGTTGCATGGGCCATATTTGTGGACCACTTTCAGTACGGATGCCGCCTTATTGTCATAACCTGAATTGAGAAATGTATAGGTTTGTCATtacatacaattttttttaacaaatgatattatctgcATACTTACATGGTGCCAATTACTTTTATGaagtacaatatatatatatatatat includes:
- the LOC126632558 gene encoding aspartyl protease family protein At5g10770-like isoform X1 yields the protein MATPISSTSFFLRFSIGLSAFLCLIICSLAVRDTKTNLPSRTYTVEVISLLPANTCRPSTNGYDNKAASVLKVVHKYGPCNQVHQIKSNSNPSDQDEYHMQILKQDEARVNSIHSHFNDSNRNYRIPDPLAQSEATVIPAQSASVLGSGNYIVSVGLGSPQKQLSLVFDTGSSLTWTQCRPCSVSCYKQKDPIFDPSLSTSYSNISCNSPACSQLAASGVPSGCSASTCVYGQQYGDRSFTIGFFASEKLTLTSTDVFTGFVFGCGQNNQGLFRGIAGLLGLGRSKISFVEQTAQKYNRFFSYCLPSTSSSTGYLSLGNSDNRRSGNAVKFTPLTTLSQGASYYSLGLVGINIGGSQLPISASVFSTSGTIIDSGTVITRLPATAYTALRDAFREAMKRYPTAKSISSLLDTCYDFSGFKTITFPTIGFVFGNGVTVDVDATGIVVPQSASQFCLAFAGNKDDRNVGIIGNVQQKRLQVVYDVAGGKVGFAPAGCQ
- the LOC126632558 gene encoding aspartyl protease family protein At5g10770-like isoform X2; translation: MATPISSSSFFLRFSIGLSAFLCLIICSLAVRDTKTNLPSRTYTVEVISLLPANTCRPSTNGYDNKAASVLKVVHKYGPCNQVHQIKSNSNPSDQDEYHMQILKQDEARVNSIHSHFNDSNRNYRIPDPLAQSEATVIPAQSASVLGSGNYIVSVGLGSPQKQLSLVFDTGSSLTWTQCRPCSVSCYKQKDPIFDPSLSTSYSNISCNSPACSQLAASGVPSGCSASTCVYGQQYGDRSFTIGFFASEKLTLTSTDVFTGFVFGCGQNNQGLFRGIAGLLGLGRSKISFVEQTAQKYNRFFSYCLPSTSSSTGYLSLGNSDNRRSGNAVKFTPLTTLSQGASYYSLGLVGINIGGSQLPISASVFSTSGTIIDSGTVITRLPATAYTALRDAFREAMKRYPTAKSISSLLDTCYDFSGFKTITFPTIGFVFGNGVTVDVDATGIVVPQSASQFCLAFAGNKDDRNVGIIGNVQQKRLQVVYDVAGGKVGFAPAGCQ
- the LOC126632562 gene encoding protein ENHANCED DISEASE RESISTANCE 2-like, giving the protein MCPTKQKHRSSVADHAGKCSESEDSTTSTADWISESVHGGSLRHVDLTTGTNGWASPPGDLFSLRTKKYLSNKQKGPAGDYLLQPCGTDWLRSSTKLDNVLARPDNRVANALRKAQSQGKSMKSFIFAVNLQIPGKDQHSAVFYFAAEDPIPAGSLLYRFIHGDDAFRNQRFKIVNRIVKGPWIVVKTVGNYSACLLGKALTCNYHRGPNYLEIDVDIASSGIAKAILRLALRYVTSVAIDMGFVVEAHAEDELPEKLVGAVRVCQMEMSSATVVDAPQIVARGLSFASMLNHHKSGDDDDDD